The Megasphaera stantonii genome includes a window with the following:
- a CDS encoding flavodoxin family protein, which yields MSKNVVVITGSPRKDGNSFAMTDAFIAAAEAKGYSVMRFDAAMMDVGGCHACSACYKTDKACSFDDDFNVIAPAVLAADVVVFTMPVYWYSIPAQIKGVIDKMFSFCVAGKEIAGKGCAVIACCEEEDMTVLDGVRIPIERSAALLKWHMVGEVLVPGVLNPGDIKKTDGCAKAAALADAL from the coding sequence ATGAGCAAAAACGTAGTCGTCATTACGGGAAGTCCGCGAAAGGATGGCAACAGCTTTGCCATGACGGATGCTTTTATTGCTGCGGCAGAAGCCAAGGGGTATTCGGTCATGCGGTTTGACGCGGCGATGATGGATGTCGGCGGCTGTCATGCTTGTTCTGCGTGCTATAAGACGGATAAGGCCTGTTCCTTTGACGACGATTTCAACGTCATCGCCCCGGCTGTCTTAGCGGCGGACGTCGTCGTCTTTACGATGCCTGTATATTGGTACTCCATTCCGGCGCAAATCAAGGGCGTTATCGATAAAATGTTTTCTTTCTGCGTTGCCGGTAAGGAGATAGCAGGAAAAGGCTGCGCCGTTATTGCTTGCTGTGAAGAAGAGGATATGACTGTACTGGACGGCGTGCGTATTCCAATCGAACGGTCGGCAGCCTTGTTGAAATGGCATATGGTCGGCGAAGTACTGGTTCCTGGCGTACTGAACCCCGGCGATATCAAAAAGACCGATGGCTGTGCAAAAGCTGCGGCCTTAGCCGATGCGTTGTAA
- a CDS encoding MarR family winged helix-turn-helix transcriptional regulator, which translates to MKDKNFIIERQILRIGNKISNGRDKDLIPFDLTANQSEALLYFDNCPGRSIIDLKEHLRITHQAARNIVERMKRKELLYVVISEEDGRFKQVYLTEKGRTTCDDLKHLGTNVGCQLLKGLSEEEKDQLLSLLLKINDNV; encoded by the coding sequence ATGAAAGACAAAAACTTCATCATCGAACGCCAAATCCTGCGCATCGGCAATAAAATCAGCAACGGCCGCGACAAGGATTTGATCCCCTTCGATCTGACGGCCAATCAATCGGAAGCGCTGCTTTATTTTGACAATTGCCCGGGCCGTTCCATCATCGATTTAAAAGAACACTTGCGCATTACCCATCAGGCGGCGCGGAATATCGTCGAACGGATGAAGCGAAAAGAATTGCTCTACGTCGTCATCTCGGAAGAAGACGGCCGCTTCAAGCAAGTTTACCTCACGGAAAAAGGCCGGACGACGTGCGATGACCTCAAGCATCTCGGCACGAACGTAGGATGCCAGCTTTTAAAGGGATTGTCGGAAGAGGAAAAAGACCAGCTCCTTTCCTTACTCCTGAAAATAAACGACAACGTATGA
- a CDS encoding AraC family transcriptional regulator, translated as MYEKTGYLTEPLKLFYVSDKRDWACPVHYHEFDKVMLFFQGDVTYEIEGKSYRLQPYDIVVVPAGQMHRPVVGGTHTYERIIAYISPAYIESYRQRGCDLSALFQTASPILRQPQEAGSLYGASCRLRQACCAESCAHHAVLKETLFLEFLIYLAQSIQERHIGYVKTGRQNEKIQRLLTYINEHLQDELSVPALAEQLCISPDYLMHLFKEETGYSLGQYITIKRLLLARSLMQQDRPLTEVCYDSGFKQYSTFYRAWKKYYGASPAKGIPPQTRLFLE; from the coding sequence GTGTATGAAAAAACAGGCTACCTGACGGAGCCCCTGAAGCTGTTTTACGTATCGGACAAGAGGGACTGGGCTTGTCCCGTCCATTACCATGAATTCGACAAGGTCATGCTGTTCTTTCAGGGAGACGTGACCTATGAAATCGAAGGAAAATCGTACCGGCTCCAGCCCTACGACATCGTCGTCGTGCCGGCCGGGCAGATGCACCGCCCCGTCGTCGGCGGAACCCATACGTATGAGCGCATCATCGCCTATATTTCGCCGGCGTACATCGAGTCCTACAGGCAGCGCGGCTGCGACCTGTCGGCCCTGTTCCAGACGGCGTCGCCTATTTTGCGCCAGCCTCAGGAAGCAGGCAGCCTCTACGGCGCGTCGTGCCGCCTCCGCCAGGCCTGCTGCGCCGAATCCTGCGCCCATCATGCCGTGTTGAAGGAAACTCTGTTTCTGGAGTTTCTCATTTATTTGGCCCAATCTATTCAGGAGCGGCACATCGGCTACGTCAAGACGGGACGGCAAAACGAAAAGATACAGCGCCTTCTGACCTATATCAACGAGCACCTGCAGGACGAACTGTCCGTACCGGCTTTGGCCGAGCAGCTCTGCATCAGCCCGGACTACCTCATGCACCTCTTCAAGGAAGAAACGGGCTATTCCCTGGGGCAATACATTACCATCAAGCGCCTCCTCCTGGCCCGCTCCCTCATGCAGCAGGACCGCCCCCTGACGGAGGTATGCTACGACAGCGGCTTTAAGCAGTACTCTACCTTTTACCGGGCCTGGAAAAAATATTACGGCGCGTCGCCGGCCAAGGGCATACCGCCTCAGACGAGGCTCTTCCTTGAATAA
- a CDS encoding MFS transporter produces MNTSAIWTKDFILNCLVCFVVNQSYYMTMVVIADYAATALHASLAEAGFACGIFILGTLFARLFLGRCIERIGLKRSLYIGLFLFLAASLLNIGIHSLYPLYAARFVQGVGFGLSSSTTGTVMAHLVPAARRGEGTSYYAMFVTLGTAVGPFAGLYFYSDGVILYNLVAGSALLILAFAATALLHVPAEDHDSSVSARPHSYLSLQNFIEPTAIPVAFLTLLVNLGFAAILGFMASFAKEAALLASSKYFFLVYALFTLCSRPFTGRWFDSRGANFVMYPAFIFFALSLCFIRLSTSGWMLLGAAALMGLGYGTYMSCSQAIIIGLAPRGRMGLATSTFFVFMDLSVGAGPLVLGALLPYAGFRAMYAALAVLLACCAVLYYVLYGQNAAKKKLAR; encoded by the coding sequence ATGAATACTTCGGCCATCTGGACCAAAGATTTTATCCTGAACTGCCTCGTCTGTTTTGTCGTAAACCAATCGTATTATATGACGATGGTCGTTATTGCCGACTACGCGGCGACGGCGCTTCACGCCTCCCTGGCAGAAGCAGGATTTGCCTGCGGCATCTTTATCTTAGGAACCTTATTTGCCCGCCTGTTTCTAGGCAGATGTATCGAACGAATCGGCCTGAAACGCTCCTTATATATCGGCCTGTTCCTCTTTTTAGCGGCCTCTCTCCTGAACATAGGAATCCACAGCCTGTATCCTCTCTACGCAGCCCGTTTCGTCCAGGGCGTCGGCTTCGGCCTGTCGTCGTCTACGACGGGGACGGTTATGGCGCACCTCGTCCCGGCAGCCCGCCGCGGCGAAGGCACGAGCTACTATGCCATGTTTGTGACGCTGGGAACGGCGGTCGGCCCCTTTGCCGGCTTGTATTTTTACAGCGACGGCGTCATCCTGTATAACCTCGTCGCCGGCAGCGCCCTCCTGATACTGGCCTTCGCGGCGACAGCCCTGCTCCATGTACCGGCAGAGGACCATGATTCGTCTGTCTCCGCAAGGCCTCACTCCTATCTGTCCCTGCAAAACTTCATAGAGCCGACGGCTATTCCCGTCGCGTTTCTCACCTTGCTTGTCAACTTGGGATTCGCCGCTATCCTGGGATTTATGGCCTCCTTTGCCAAAGAAGCGGCGCTCCTCGCCAGCAGCAAATATTTTTTCCTTGTATATGCCCTGTTCACCCTATGCTCCCGTCCCTTTACAGGACGATGGTTTGACAGCCGCGGAGCTAATTTCGTCATGTACCCGGCATTTATATTCTTTGCCCTGAGCCTGTGCTTCATCAGACTGTCGACGTCCGGCTGGATGCTGCTGGGCGCCGCCGCGCTGATGGGGCTGGGATATGGGACGTATATGTCCTGTTCTCAAGCCATCATTATCGGCTTAGCCCCTCGCGGCCGCATGGGCCTGGCGACGTCGACGTTTTTCGTCTTCATGGATCTCAGCGTCGGCGCAGGCCCGCTGGTTTTAGGCGCGCTGCTCCCCTATGCCGGCTTTCGCGCCATGTACGCGGCGCTGGCCGTGCTGCTGGCGTGCTGCGCCGTACTGTATTATGTCCTTTACGGCCAGAACGCTGCAAAAAAGAAACTTGCAAGATAG
- a CDS encoding twin-arginine translocase TatA/TatE family subunit yields MLGLGFPELALILVIGLVVFGPGKLPSVGGALGKSLREFKTAVRDGEETKKPASADAFHETKAGDA; encoded by the coding sequence ATGTTAGGATTAGGTTTTCCGGAATTGGCGTTGATTTTAGTGATCGGACTGGTCGTATTTGGGCCGGGAAAGCTGCCGTCTGTCGGCGGCGCATTGGGCAAGAGCCTGCGGGAGTTTAAAACGGCCGTTCGCGATGGAGAAGAAACTAAGAAGCCGGCATCTGCCGATGCTTTTCATGAGACAAAAGCGGGAGATGCATAA
- a CDS encoding hydratase — protein MIQLYEGGAYLVHGSELVPEREAARVEQLTGKAPDKDEARKGTIAYSILQAHNTSGSMEHLKIKFDAMASHDITFVGIIQTAKASGMETFPLPYVLTNCHNSLCAVGGTINEDDHVFGLSAAKKYGGIFVPPHIAVIHQYMREKMAGCGKMIIGSDSHTRYGALGTMAVGEGGGELVKQLLRDTYDVAYPGVVAVYLTGKPSPAVGPHDIAIAIVGAVFKNGYVKNKVMEFVGPGVASMNTDYRNSVDVMTTETTCLSSVWRTDDDTKAYLTQHGRPQDYKELNPADVAYYDGVIYVDLSKIKPMIAMPMHPSNAFTIDELNANLADILHETEESINGRMSNPDLHYSLMDKVVDGKFHVQQGVIAGCAGGNYGNVMAVAHILKKASCGDGVFTLDVYPSSQPVYMDLVRKGAVADLLAAGAIFKTAFCGPCFGAGDTPANNAFSIRHTTRNFPNREGSKPGSGQFSAVALMDARSIAATAANGGVLTSAEGYMDDYTEQPYDYDNSSYASRVYQGFGQADDEAALVYGPNIKDWPDMEALADNILVKVCSKIMDPVTTTDELIPSGETSSYRSNPLGLAEFTLSRRDPEYVGRAKAVDAAERARIAGQCPASVDKELKDVFAKLKETFADADMAATEIGSMIYCVKPGDGSAREQAASCQRVLGGLANICREYATKRYRSNVINWGMLPFQMKDEPSFEVGDYIYIPNVKAALDGDMEDIKAYVVGEELQKISLYIADMTDSEKEIVKAGSLINFNRNRQKEN, from the coding sequence ATGATTCAATTATATGAAGGCGGCGCGTACTTAGTGCACGGCTCGGAGCTCGTGCCGGAACGGGAAGCGGCGCGGGTAGAACAGCTTACGGGCAAGGCGCCTGATAAGGACGAAGCCCGCAAGGGAACGATTGCCTATTCGATTTTGCAGGCTCATAATACGTCCGGCTCGATGGAACATTTAAAGATAAAATTCGACGCCATGGCGTCCCACGACATCACCTTTGTCGGCATCATCCAGACGGCGAAGGCTTCGGGCATGGAAACGTTTCCGCTGCCTTACGTGCTGACGAACTGCCACAATTCGCTGTGTGCCGTCGGCGGCACGATCAATGAAGACGACCACGTATTCGGATTGTCGGCGGCTAAGAAATACGGCGGCATCTTCGTGCCGCCTCACATCGCCGTCATCCATCAGTACATGCGGGAAAAGATGGCCGGCTGCGGCAAAATGATCATTGGCTCGGACAGCCATACGCGGTACGGCGCGCTGGGGACGATGGCCGTCGGCGAAGGCGGCGGCGAGCTGGTCAAGCAGCTCCTGCGCGATACGTATGACGTCGCCTATCCGGGCGTCGTAGCCGTATACCTGACGGGCAAGCCCAGTCCGGCTGTCGGTCCGCACGACATCGCCATCGCCATCGTCGGCGCTGTCTTTAAGAATGGATATGTGAAGAATAAGGTCATGGAATTCGTCGGCCCCGGCGTGGCGTCGATGAATACGGATTACCGCAACAGCGTCGACGTCATGACGACGGAAACGACGTGCCTGTCGTCAGTATGGCGCACTGACGACGATACGAAGGCCTACCTGACCCAGCACGGCCGCCCTCAGGACTACAAGGAACTCAATCCGGCCGATGTCGCTTACTACGACGGCGTCATTTACGTCGATTTGAGCAAGATAAAACCGATGATCGCCATGCCCATGCATCCGAGCAACGCCTTTACGATCGACGAGCTCAACGCTAATCTGGCTGATATCCTTCATGAAACGGAAGAAAGCATCAACGGTCGCATGAGCAATCCCGACCTCCATTACAGCCTGATGGATAAGGTCGTCGACGGCAAATTCCACGTCCAGCAGGGCGTCATTGCCGGCTGCGCCGGCGGCAACTACGGCAACGTCATGGCTGTCGCTCATATTTTGAAAAAAGCTTCCTGCGGCGACGGCGTCTTTACCCTCGACGTCTACCCGTCGTCCCAGCCCGTGTACATGGACTTGGTCCGCAAGGGCGCCGTAGCCGACCTTTTGGCTGCCGGGGCGATTTTCAAGACGGCCTTCTGCGGCCCTTGCTTCGGCGCAGGCGATACGCCGGCAAACAACGCCTTCAGCATCCGCCATACGACGCGCAACTTCCCGAACCGCGAAGGCTCTAAGCCGGGCAGCGGCCAGTTCTCTGCCGTAGCCCTCATGGACGCTCGTTCCATTGCGGCGACGGCGGCCAACGGCGGCGTTCTCACGTCGGCTGAAGGCTACATGGATGATTATACAGAACAGCCCTACGATTACGATAACTCGTCCTACGCGTCGCGCGTATACCAGGGCTTCGGCCAGGCCGACGACGAAGCGGCTCTCGTATACGGGCCGAATATCAAAGACTGGCCGGACATGGAAGCCCTGGCCGATAACATTCTGGTCAAGGTCTGCTCGAAGATCATGGACCCCGTGACGACGACAGACGAACTGATTCCGTCGGGCGAAACGTCGTCGTACCGCTCCAATCCGTTGGGATTAGCCGAATTCACCTTGTCTCGCCGCGATCCGGAATACGTCGGCCGGGCCAAGGCCGTCGACGCGGCAGAACGAGCCCGCATAGCCGGACAATGCCCGGCCTCTGTCGACAAGGAGCTGAAAGACGTCTTTGCCAAGCTGAAAGAGACGTTTGCCGACGCCGATATGGCGGCGACGGAAATCGGCAGCATGATTTACTGCGTCAAGCCCGGCGACGGCTCGGCCCGCGAACAGGCGGCCAGCTGCCAGCGCGTCCTCGGCGGCCTGGCCAATATCTGCCGGGAATACGCGACGAAGCGCTACCGCTCCAACGTCATCAACTGGGGCATGCTGCCCTTCCAGATGAAGGACGAACCGTCCTTTGAAGTCGGCGATTACATCTATATTCCCAACGTCAAGGCGGCCCTCGACGGCGATATGGAGGACATCAAGGCCTACGTCGTCGGCGAGGAACTTCAGAAAATTTCCCTGTACATCGCGGATATGACCGACTCGGAAAAAGAAATCGTCAAAGCCGGCAGTCTCATTAATTTCAACCGCAACCGGCAAAAAGAAAATTAA
- a CDS encoding sugar phosphate isomerase/epimerase family protein, giving the protein MKQILISSTLLWNLSLRDMFRQVYELGLGGLEMWAQHFYCQQYDEGEYRRLSQKYPLHTVVHSCSWDLNLSSMNQAVRQASVEEVIASMEFAKRVEAREVTVHPGHMTMPCWRRESALLMHESLQKIADASYRLNMPVSLEIMEKTKKEFVTDIESMKEVTGDLFSFFTYTLDIAHCESPDEGLDILRRVDTVSKLHISNRIGGLYHTPLYDGDFDFTELLPALRSYHLPMVLEGYDPQGGLDVFYRNVEFLQEHLMQLQCRIS; this is encoded by the coding sequence ATGAAACAGATTTTAATTTCGTCTACCTTGTTATGGAATCTTTCGCTGCGCGACATGTTCCGCCAGGTCTATGAACTCGGCTTGGGCGGCTTGGAAATGTGGGCCCAGCACTTTTACTGCCAGCAGTATGACGAAGGCGAATACCGGCGGCTGTCGCAGAAATATCCCCTGCATACCGTCGTTCACAGCTGCAGCTGGGATTTGAACCTGTCGTCCATGAACCAGGCCGTACGGCAGGCGTCTGTAGAGGAAGTCATCGCGTCGATGGAATTTGCCAAGCGCGTCGAAGCCAGGGAAGTGACGGTTCACCCCGGCCATATGACGATGCCCTGCTGGCGTCGGGAAAGCGCCCTGCTCATGCACGAGTCCCTGCAGAAAATCGCCGACGCGTCGTACCGGCTGAACATGCCCGTCTCGCTGGAAATCATGGAAAAGACGAAGAAGGAATTTGTAACTGATATAGAATCCATGAAGGAAGTTACAGGCGACCTCTTTTCTTTCTTCACCTATACCCTGGACATCGCTCACTGCGAAAGCCCTGACGAAGGGCTGGATATCCTGCGGCGCGTCGACACCGTGTCCAAGCTTCACATCAGCAACCGTATCGGCGGCTTATACCATACGCCCCTGTACGACGGGGATTTTGATTTCACAGAACTACTTCCTGCGCTGCGTTCTTACCATCTTCCCATGGTTTTGGAAGGCTATGACCCGCAGGGCGGTTTGGACGTATTTTACCGCAACGTCGAATTTTTGCAAGAACATCTCATGCAGCTTCAATGCCGCATTTCTTAA
- the dapF gene encoding diaminopimelate epimerase, with translation MKFVKMHGLGNDFVFFEDKDGANKDFSELAVKLCDRHTGVGADGIIVIVPSDKADVRMRIINADGSEAEMCGNGIRCFAKYVYDNGIITKDEFSVETLAGIMKPKVTVGEDGKVSLVTINMGKPFTDRAQIPMEGPAGPVVDEPIEIDGKTYKITSLLMGVPHTMTYVRDVDAVPLHELGPKFETYKAFPRKTNMNFVQVIDNHTIKVHTWERGAGATLACGTGSCACAVGSYLNGFTGRSVDVQLYLGTLHIEYSEEDGNVYMTGPAAVTFTGEWLG, from the coding sequence ATGAAATTCGTTAAAATGCATGGATTGGGAAACGATTTCGTATTTTTTGAAGATAAAGATGGCGCGAACAAGGATTTTTCTGAATTGGCCGTAAAACTGTGCGACCGCCATACGGGCGTCGGAGCCGACGGCATCATCGTCATCGTGCCCAGCGATAAGGCCGACGTGCGGATGCGCATTATCAATGCCGACGGCAGCGAAGCAGAAATGTGCGGCAACGGCATCCGCTGCTTCGCAAAATACGTCTACGACAACGGCATCATTACGAAGGACGAATTTTCCGTCGAAACCCTGGCCGGCATCATGAAGCCGAAGGTCACTGTCGGCGAAGACGGCAAGGTCAGCCTGGTTACCATCAATATGGGCAAGCCCTTTACGGACCGGGCCCAGATCCCCATGGAAGGGCCGGCCGGCCCCGTCGTCGACGAACCGATTGAAATCGACGGCAAGACCTATAAGATCACCAGCCTGCTCATGGGCGTGCCCCACACGATGACCTACGTCCGCGACGTAGACGCCGTTCCCCTTCATGAACTGGGGCCGAAGTTTGAAACGTACAAGGCCTTCCCGCGGAAGACCAACATGAACTTCGTCCAAGTCATCGACAACCATACCATTAAAGTCCATACGTGGGAACGGGGCGCCGGCGCGACCCTGGCCTGCGGCACCGGCTCCTGCGCCTGCGCCGTCGGCTCGTACCTCAACGGCTTTACGGGGCGGAGCGTCGACGTGCAGCTGTACCTCGGCACGCTTCACATCGAATACAGCGAAGAAGACGGCAACGTATACATGACCGGCCCGGCTGCCGTGACCTTTACGGGTGAATGGCTGGGATAA
- a CDS encoding twin-arginine translocation signal domain-containing protein has protein sequence MSTPSSEHTVSRRSFLKLAGGAALGAAMFSMPSFSFARELDNPKRTLKPVAFKNIPKNAVAAAQASPLVQKSFDDIVRLANTIENGTLRQAVVRLLNDPTPTFMQEYSSAASRSRLYSALAAQNLIDTSKIDETHILPPFNGAIQEFKTAPGSGYGSHHPYPGGLATHTSCNMHITDYICRTYEEVFYYAVNKDIAIAAQALHDISKPFVFQWKADGSSLTEYPIAGQGAHHALALAEVIYRGFPAEEVVAQACAHGAPTSKKEEADIAGWLKAAAIIAGKDPVAYGLVGKDGQTIPHPHRQEGYIVHLGDHDWVLSSPAAQKTVLLLKKIAYQEYGMSQSDLEGPAFNHFRNYVGAQLSYMYLNMLEAEPNGYKLAAEQVAKVIVK, from the coding sequence ATGTCAACGCCGTCATCTGAACATACCGTATCGCGCCGCAGCTTTTTAAAGCTCGCCGGCGGAGCCGCATTGGGAGCGGCCATGTTTTCCATGCCGTCCTTTTCCTTTGCCCGGGAACTCGACAACCCGAAGCGGACGCTGAAGCCCGTCGCGTTTAAAAACATTCCCAAAAACGCCGTCGCAGCCGCCCAGGCTTCGCCGCTGGTACAAAAATCCTTCGACGACATCGTAAGATTGGCTAATACGATCGAAAACGGCACTCTCCGCCAAGCCGTCGTCCGGCTTCTGAACGACCCGACGCCGACCTTTATGCAGGAATATTCGTCCGCCGCCTCCCGCAGCCGTCTTTATTCCGCATTGGCCGCCCAAAACTTAATCGACACGTCGAAAATCGACGAAACGCACATACTGCCGCCCTTTAACGGCGCAATACAGGAATTTAAAACGGCTCCCGGCAGCGGCTACGGCAGCCATCATCCCTATCCGGGCGGCCTGGCTACCCATACGAGCTGCAACATGCATATTACAGATTACATTTGCCGAACCTATGAAGAAGTCTTTTACTACGCCGTAAACAAGGACATCGCTATCGCTGCCCAGGCCCTGCACGACATTTCCAAGCCCTTCGTCTTCCAGTGGAAGGCCGACGGATCGTCCCTGACGGAATATCCCATTGCCGGTCAGGGAGCGCACCACGCCCTGGCCCTGGCGGAAGTTATCTACCGCGGCTTCCCGGCGGAAGAAGTCGTCGCCCAGGCCTGCGCCCACGGCGCGCCGACGTCGAAAAAAGAAGAAGCCGACATAGCCGGCTGGCTGAAAGCCGCCGCCATCATCGCCGGCAAAGATCCCGTCGCCTACGGCCTCGTCGGCAAAGACGGCCAGACGATTCCCCACCCCCACCGTCAGGAAGGCTACATCGTCCACCTCGGCGACCACGACTGGGTTCTGTCGTCGCCGGCAGCCCAGAAAACGGTCCTGCTCCTCAAGAAAATCGCCTATCAGGAATACGGCATGAGCCAATCTGACCTGGAAGGCCCGGCATTCAATCACTTCCGCAACTACGTCGGCGCACAGCTGTCCTACATGTACCTCAACATGCTCGAAGCCGAGCCGAACGGTTACAAGCTGGCTGCCGAACAAGTCGCCAAAGTCATCGTAAAATAA
- a CDS encoding DUF805 domain-containing protein yields the protein MTIYKMTLKDAAVILWKRKFSFSGRSSRKEFWLGVAALWLSYYAVFSILYAIFLFFIAGVSRTALNGAVLADAFLVLYLVTGLTVFFVSAALNARRLHDIGKSGWWQLISLIPLLGGLVLFIWLLHPSDGDNKYGPEDYYSSSILNE from the coding sequence ATGACCATATACAAGATGACTTTAAAAGACGCCGCTGTAATTCTCTGGAAACGGAAGTTTTCCTTTTCCGGCCGCTCGTCCCGCAAGGAGTTCTGGCTTGGCGTCGCTGCACTGTGGCTGAGTTACTACGCCGTCTTCAGCATACTCTACGCGATCTTTCTGTTCTTCATCGCCGGCGTTTCCCGCACGGCTCTGAACGGGGCCGTCCTGGCCGACGCCTTTCTCGTCCTGTACCTCGTCACCGGCCTGACCGTATTTTTTGTATCGGCCGCCTTAAACGCCCGCCGCCTCCACGACATCGGCAAATCGGGCTGGTGGCAGCTCATCAGCCTGATTCCCCTCCTCGGCGGCCTCGTCTTGTTTATCTGGCTCCTCCACCCTTCCGACGGCGACAACAAATATGGCCCTGAGGACTATTATTCTTCTTCTATCCTGAACGAGTAG
- a CDS encoding citrate synthase — MDNNIFLAQFYGKSQNYTQIPREWFSKYGVKRGLRNEDHTGVLVGLTRIADVVGYKRDAEGNKVDCDGILYYRGLDIRDLAKKERYNGYLYEEACFLLLFGYLPTREELDAFCNVLQENYDLPDDFLEMNLLRLPGKNLMNKLQHSLITLYNYDEDPDNTDVYQTLRKGLNIMSKLPSIAVYAYMSKVHYYNRQSLVIHYPRKDYSTAENILSMLRLDSAFTPKEAQLLDLLLFLHADHGGGTNSTFTNVVVSSTNTDIYSSMASSIGALKGPRHGGANVRVSLMMENIMDAVGIKATDAQIKDVIERILRGQFRHQDKLIYGFGHAVYTLSDPRAEIMRHYCGQLAKEKGMEDIFNFYTRFERIAKKTLSEEKGANMCSNVDYYSGFAYHMLGIPRDLYTPLFVISRMVGWLAHNIEHKLYDNRIVRPAAKYVGDLMDYIPMEDR; from the coding sequence ATGGACAATAACATCTTTTTGGCCCAATTCTATGGAAAATCACAAAATTATACACAGATTCCCCGCGAATGGTTTTCCAAGTACGGCGTAAAGCGCGGCCTGCGCAACGAAGACCATACCGGCGTCCTCGTCGGCCTGACCCGCATTGCCGACGTCGTAGGCTATAAGCGCGACGCCGAAGGAAATAAGGTAGACTGCGACGGCATCCTCTATTACCGCGGCTTAGATATCCGCGATTTGGCGAAAAAGGAACGCTACAACGGCTATTTGTACGAAGAAGCCTGCTTCCTCCTCCTGTTCGGCTACTTGCCGACGCGGGAAGAGCTGGACGCCTTCTGCAACGTCCTCCAGGAAAATTACGACCTGCCCGACGACTTTTTGGAAATGAACCTCCTGCGGCTGCCGGGAAAAAACCTGATGAACAAGCTGCAGCACTCCCTCATCACTTTGTACAACTACGACGAAGACCCGGACAACACCGACGTATACCAGACCCTGCGCAAGGGCCTCAACATCATGAGCAAGCTGCCGTCCATCGCCGTCTACGCCTACATGTCCAAGGTGCACTATTACAACCGCCAGAGCCTGGTCATCCACTATCCGCGCAAGGATTACTCGACGGCGGAAAACATCTTGTCCATGCTCCGCCTCGACAGCGCCTTCACGCCGAAGGAAGCCCAGCTCCTCGACCTCCTGCTGTTCCTCCACGCCGACCACGGCGGCGGTACGAACTCGACCTTTACGAACGTCGTCGTCTCGTCGACGAATACGGACATCTATTCCAGCATGGCCAGCTCCATCGGCGCCCTGAAGGGCCCGCGCCACGGCGGGGCCAACGTCCGCGTGTCCCTCATGATGGAAAACATCATGGACGCCGTCGGCATCAAGGCCACGGACGCCCAGATCAAGGACGTCATCGAACGCATCCTCCGCGGCCAGTTCCGCCATCAGGATAAGCTGATATACGGCTTCGGCCATGCCGTATACACCCTGTCGGACCCCCGCGCCGAAATCATGCGCCACTACTGCGGCCAGTTAGCCAAAGAAAAGGGCATGGAAGATATCTTTAATTTCTACACGCGCTTCGAACGCATCGCCAAGAAGACCTTAAGCGAAGAAAAAGGCGCGAATATGTGCAGCAACGTCGACTACTACAGCGGCTTCGCCTATCACATGCTTGGCATTCCCCGCGATTTGTACACGCCCCTGTTCGTCATCAGCCGTATGGTCGGCTGGCTGGCCCACAACATCGAGCACAAGCTGTACGACAACCGCATCGTCCGTCCGGCAGCGAAGTATGTCGGCGATTTAATGGATTATATACCTATGGAGGACAGATAA